From a single Cherax quadricarinatus isolate ZL_2023a chromosome 45, ASM3850222v1, whole genome shotgun sequence genomic region:
- the DppIII gene encoding dipeptidyl peptidase 3 isoform X1 — MRVVQRLFRFFPCGTQLCSAPAVFHRKRTWTVLATNIRLSKMGSQHELPLDTPILYLKSEEAFAGLTSRERRYAHHLSRASWWGSFIVLCQTSPESPAIFSLLTRLFRSQPIDTLKEVAIGKAGFTEDEFKSLIVYYSGLTYNMGNYLGFGDRKFIPGVIREKLEALIKASKAYLEAPDVIQEYLNQSLGPMYNLEECKRFLGMPTGGVTMYFTPNCTQEDADLAKEYMASKNIEAWNNRLLKYEENDQTVYEIRLASIEQGPADGITIDSDEFQGHKFRVSRGDYSFFLKKMTEELQLAKDYTANDVEVQMLDKYIESFTTGSIQAHKEGSTFWVKNKSPAVETYMGFIEVYRDPVNQRAEFESFVAVVNREQSRKFDTLVAQAEKEFLPLLPWGKDFEEDVFMRPDFSSLDILTFASSGLPIGINIPNYKDVKEEQGFKNVSLTNVMAARTGIKGGPFLSEADHVLLEKHGALGLEIQVGLHELLGHGCGKFLRRKDDGSLNFNPEEIKNPFTGGEALFYEKGENYNSRFTNLASAYEECRAETVALYLGLVDDILDVFGVAAEIREDLKYVSWLDMLYAGLRGLEMFQPSQGKWGQAHSQARYVILRVALEAGQGLVNITETTGKDGLPDLLLTLDKTKIYSVGRQAMGDFLRKLQIYRSMGDSDSGRAMFEKYSEVPSDGPFPFSKWHEIVVRKRRPRMVLAMPNTRIVGDDVELISYPEAIDCVAKSWVDRFSSEDYEALECALSSFVEGWTK, encoded by the coding sequence ATTGTCCAAGATGGGTTCTCAGCATGAACTGCCCTTAGACACCCCTATACTGTATCTGAAGAGTGAAGAAGCATTTGCTGGTCTTACTTCCCGTGAACGGCGCTATGCACATCATCTGTCCAGAGCATCGTGGTGGGGTAGTTTCATAGTGTTGTGTCAGACATCTCCTGAAAGCCCTGCAATATTCAGCTTGTTGACTAGACTCTTTCGGTCACAGCCAATTGATACCTTAAAGGAAGTGGCCATTGGAAAAGCAGGATTCACAGAAGATGAGTTTAAATCACTTATTGTATATTATTCTGGTCTTACATATAATATGGGAAATTATTTAGGTTTTGGGGACAGAAAGTTTATTCCAGGCGTGATCCGAGAGAAATTGGAAGCTCTCATAAAGGCCTCAAAGGCATATCTGGAAGCACCAGATGTGATTCAAGAGTATTTGAACCAGTCTTTAGGACCAATGTACAATTTAGAGGAGTGCAAAAGGTTTCTTGGTATGCCAACTGGTGGAGTCACAATGTATTTCACTCCTAACTGTACACAGGAAGATGCTGACCTAGCCAAGGAGTATATGGCTTCAAAGAATATTGAAGCTTGGAATAATCGCTTGCTGAAGTATGAAGAAAATGATCAGACTGTTTATGAGATACGTTTAGCATCAATTGAACAAGGACCTGCTGATGGTATTACTATTGATAGTGATGAATTTCAGGGTCACAAGTTTCGTGTGAGTAGAGGCGATTACTCGTTTTTCCTTAAAAAGATGACTGAGGAACTCCAGTTGGCCAAAGATTACACTGCCAATGATGTTGAAGTTCAGATGCTTGATAAATATATTGAGAGCTTTACAACTGGATCAATACAAGCTCACAAAGAAGGATCTACCTTTTGGGTTAAAAACAAGTCTCCTGCAGTTGAAACTTACATGGGATTCATTGAAGTATACAGGGACCCAGTAAATCAGAGAGCAGAATTTGAATCATTTGTTGCAGTTGTAAACAGAGAACAGTCTCGAAAATTTGATACTCTGGTAGCTCAAGCTGAAAAAGAGTTTTTGCCTCTTCTTCCATGGGGTAAAGATTTTGAAGAAGATGTATTTATGCGGCCTGATTTTTCCTCATTAGATATTTTAACTTTTGCTTCCTCTGGACTTCCTATTGGCATAAATATTCCAAATTACAAGGATGTTAAAGAAGAACAGGGTTTCAAGAATGTTAGCTTAACAAATGTCATGGCTGCTCGTACAGGTATAAAAGGGGGGCCATTTCTTTCCGAGGCTGATCATGTCTTGCTTGAAAAGCATGGAGCTTTAGGACTGGAAATCCAAGTTGGTCTACATGAGCTTTTGGGACATGGGTGTGGCAAGTTCCTTCGTCGAAAAGATGATGGCTCTCTGAATTTTAACCCAGAAGAAATAAAAAACCCATTCACTGGGGGTGAAGCATTGTTTTATGAGAAAGGAGAAAACTACAATTCTCGATTCACTAATCTTGCTAGTGCTTATGAAGAATGCAGAGCTGAAACTGTTGCTTTGTATTTGGGACTTGTTGATGATATCCTTGATGTCTTTGGAGTGGCAGCTGAAATCCGTGAAGACTTAAAGTACGTTTCGTGGTTGGACATGCTGTATGCAGGACTTAGAGGTTTAGAAATGTTTCAGCCAAGCCAAGGCAAGTGGGGACAAGCTCATTCTCAGGCACGCTATGTGATCTTGCGGGTTGCTTTAGAGGCTGGGCAGGGTCTAGTTAACATCACTGAGACAACTGGTAAAGATGGTCTTCCTGATTTACTTCTTACCCTCGACAAAACTAAAATTTATTCAGTTGGCCGCCAGGCAATGGGTGATTTCCTCCGTAAACTACAGATATACCGCTCAATGGGTGATTCAGATTCTGGTCGAGCCATGTTTGAAAAGTACTCCGAGGTACCATCCGATGGACCTTTCCCATTCAGCAAGTGGCATGAGATTGTAGTAAGGAAACGTAGACCCCGTATGGTTCTAGCTATGCCTAACACTCGTATTGTAGGCGATGATGTTGAACTCATATCATATCCTGAAGCCATAGACTGTGTAGCAAAGTCTTGGGTTGATCGCTTCTCTTCGGAGGATTATGAGGCTTTGGAATGTGCTTTGTCATCTTTTGTTGAAGGCTGGACCAAATAA
- the DppIII gene encoding dipeptidyl peptidase 3 isoform X2 has translation MGSQHELPLDTPILYLKSEEAFAGLTSRERRYAHHLSRASWWGSFIVLCQTSPESPAIFSLLTRLFRSQPIDTLKEVAIGKAGFTEDEFKSLIVYYSGLTYNMGNYLGFGDRKFIPGVIREKLEALIKASKAYLEAPDVIQEYLNQSLGPMYNLEECKRFLGMPTGGVTMYFTPNCTQEDADLAKEYMASKNIEAWNNRLLKYEENDQTVYEIRLASIEQGPADGITIDSDEFQGHKFRVSRGDYSFFLKKMTEELQLAKDYTANDVEVQMLDKYIESFTTGSIQAHKEGSTFWVKNKSPAVETYMGFIEVYRDPVNQRAEFESFVAVVNREQSRKFDTLVAQAEKEFLPLLPWGKDFEEDVFMRPDFSSLDILTFASSGLPIGINIPNYKDVKEEQGFKNVSLTNVMAARTGIKGGPFLSEADHVLLEKHGALGLEIQVGLHELLGHGCGKFLRRKDDGSLNFNPEEIKNPFTGGEALFYEKGENYNSRFTNLASAYEECRAETVALYLGLVDDILDVFGVAAEIREDLKYVSWLDMLYAGLRGLEMFQPSQGKWGQAHSQARYVILRVALEAGQGLVNITETTGKDGLPDLLLTLDKTKIYSVGRQAMGDFLRKLQIYRSMGDSDSGRAMFEKYSEVPSDGPFPFSKWHEIVVRKRRPRMVLAMPNTRIVGDDVELISYPEAIDCVAKSWVDRFSSEDYEALECALSSFVEGWTK, from the coding sequence ATGGGTTCTCAGCATGAACTGCCCTTAGACACCCCTATACTGTATCTGAAGAGTGAAGAAGCATTTGCTGGTCTTACTTCCCGTGAACGGCGCTATGCACATCATCTGTCCAGAGCATCGTGGTGGGGTAGTTTCATAGTGTTGTGTCAGACATCTCCTGAAAGCCCTGCAATATTCAGCTTGTTGACTAGACTCTTTCGGTCACAGCCAATTGATACCTTAAAGGAAGTGGCCATTGGAAAAGCAGGATTCACAGAAGATGAGTTTAAATCACTTATTGTATATTATTCTGGTCTTACATATAATATGGGAAATTATTTAGGTTTTGGGGACAGAAAGTTTATTCCAGGCGTGATCCGAGAGAAATTGGAAGCTCTCATAAAGGCCTCAAAGGCATATCTGGAAGCACCAGATGTGATTCAAGAGTATTTGAACCAGTCTTTAGGACCAATGTACAATTTAGAGGAGTGCAAAAGGTTTCTTGGTATGCCAACTGGTGGAGTCACAATGTATTTCACTCCTAACTGTACACAGGAAGATGCTGACCTAGCCAAGGAGTATATGGCTTCAAAGAATATTGAAGCTTGGAATAATCGCTTGCTGAAGTATGAAGAAAATGATCAGACTGTTTATGAGATACGTTTAGCATCAATTGAACAAGGACCTGCTGATGGTATTACTATTGATAGTGATGAATTTCAGGGTCACAAGTTTCGTGTGAGTAGAGGCGATTACTCGTTTTTCCTTAAAAAGATGACTGAGGAACTCCAGTTGGCCAAAGATTACACTGCCAATGATGTTGAAGTTCAGATGCTTGATAAATATATTGAGAGCTTTACAACTGGATCAATACAAGCTCACAAAGAAGGATCTACCTTTTGGGTTAAAAACAAGTCTCCTGCAGTTGAAACTTACATGGGATTCATTGAAGTATACAGGGACCCAGTAAATCAGAGAGCAGAATTTGAATCATTTGTTGCAGTTGTAAACAGAGAACAGTCTCGAAAATTTGATACTCTGGTAGCTCAAGCTGAAAAAGAGTTTTTGCCTCTTCTTCCATGGGGTAAAGATTTTGAAGAAGATGTATTTATGCGGCCTGATTTTTCCTCATTAGATATTTTAACTTTTGCTTCCTCTGGACTTCCTATTGGCATAAATATTCCAAATTACAAGGATGTTAAAGAAGAACAGGGTTTCAAGAATGTTAGCTTAACAAATGTCATGGCTGCTCGTACAGGTATAAAAGGGGGGCCATTTCTTTCCGAGGCTGATCATGTCTTGCTTGAAAAGCATGGAGCTTTAGGACTGGAAATCCAAGTTGGTCTACATGAGCTTTTGGGACATGGGTGTGGCAAGTTCCTTCGTCGAAAAGATGATGGCTCTCTGAATTTTAACCCAGAAGAAATAAAAAACCCATTCACTGGGGGTGAAGCATTGTTTTATGAGAAAGGAGAAAACTACAATTCTCGATTCACTAATCTTGCTAGTGCTTATGAAGAATGCAGAGCTGAAACTGTTGCTTTGTATTTGGGACTTGTTGATGATATCCTTGATGTCTTTGGAGTGGCAGCTGAAATCCGTGAAGACTTAAAGTACGTTTCGTGGTTGGACATGCTGTATGCAGGACTTAGAGGTTTAGAAATGTTTCAGCCAAGCCAAGGCAAGTGGGGACAAGCTCATTCTCAGGCACGCTATGTGATCTTGCGGGTTGCTTTAGAGGCTGGGCAGGGTCTAGTTAACATCACTGAGACAACTGGTAAAGATGGTCTTCCTGATTTACTTCTTACCCTCGACAAAACTAAAATTTATTCAGTTGGCCGCCAGGCAATGGGTGATTTCCTCCGTAAACTACAGATATACCGCTCAATGGGTGATTCAGATTCTGGTCGAGCCATGTTTGAAAAGTACTCCGAGGTACCATCCGATGGACCTTTCCCATTCAGCAAGTGGCATGAGATTGTAGTAAGGAAACGTAGACCCCGTATGGTTCTAGCTATGCCTAACACTCGTATTGTAGGCGATGATGTTGAACTCATATCATATCCTGAAGCCATAGACTGTGTAGCAAAGTCTTGGGTTGATCGCTTCTCTTCGGAGGATTATGAGGCTTTGGAATGTGCTTTGTCATCTTTTGTTGAAGGCTGGACCAAATAA